The Oreochromis niloticus isolate F11D_XX unplaced genomic scaffold, O_niloticus_UMD_NMBU tig00001534_pilon, whole genome shotgun sequence genome includes a window with the following:
- the LOC109200098 gene encoding uncharacterized protein LOC109200098, whose translation MSAAAEELETAAEDSNTRKCKICVKERNKCHDVKVNGRLIENVKVNHVKPARPTEIVEKMDLAGKISPVQAKHKWENLKRKYKECKYPATGEGASGKPTAATWPWFDAMDEVLGQRPSTRPPVLISSIQEDAPGPSAAVGNPLPHQEGQEDEEPPEARVAKRRRDGEDELIALIKEDMAQQWQMEERRGERMDRLIGVLEKLVQQKKD comes from the exons ATGTCAGCAGCTGCGGAGGAGCTTGAAACGGCGGCGGAGGACAGCAACACCCGCAAATGTAAGATATGTGTGAAGGAGCGAAACAAATGCCACGATGTAAAAGTTAATGGGAGGTTAATAGAAAATGTCAAGGTGAATCATGTCAAACCTGCCCGACCCAC GGAAATCGTGGAGAAGATGGACCTGGCGGGGAAAATCTCCCCTGTGCAGGCAAAACATAAATGGGAGAACCTGAAGCGGAAATACAAG GAGTGCAAGTATCCAGCGACGGGCGAGGGTGCaagtgggaagcccactgccGCAACATGGCCCTGGTTTGATGCCATGGATGAGGTGCTAGGACAGAGGCCCTCCACCAGGCCACCTGTCCTAATCTCCTCCATTCAGGAGGACGCACCAGGGCCTAGTGCAGCAGTGGGCAACCCACTCCCACACCAGGAGGGGCAGGAGGATGAGGAGCCGCCTGAGGCACGGGTGGCGAAAAGGAGGAGGGACGGGGAGGATGAGCTCATTGCCCTAATAAAGGAGGACATGGCCCAGCAATGGCAAATGGAGGAACGGAGAGGCGAGAGGATGGACAGGCTGATAGGTGTCCTGGAAAAGCTAGTGCAGCAGAAAAAGGACTGA